One window from the genome of Pyrobaculum ferrireducens encodes:
- a CDS encoding TRAM domain-containing protein, whose translation MERGTRRGPPRGRRGPSGPKPVKEGDVVEVEIVERSRRGDGVARVEGFVVFVPGAEPGQRVKIQIEKVGGSYAVGKIVS comes from the coding sequence ATGGAACGAGGAACTAGAAGGGGTCCGCCCCGTGGGCGGCGTGGCCCGTCGGGGCCTAAACCGGTTAAGGAGGGTGATGTTGTTGAGGTTGAGATTGTGGAGAGGTCTAGGAGGGGCGACGGCGTGGCTAGGGTTGAGGGGTTTGTGGTGTTTGTGCCCGGCGCGGAACCTGGTCAGAGGGTGAAGATCCAGATTGAGAAGGTTGGGGGGTCCTACGCTGTGGGGAAGATTGTTAGTTAG
- a CDS encoding transcription elongation factor Spt5 codes for MAQERCPVYTVSVVSRQEYNVVIVLKMRAESAKIPIYSIVVPPESFGVLFMEGESLPAVNRAVYGVKHVKGVMRGVTNVDEVMKILKPAKPAVEIDVNDEVEITADVLKGSRGRVTFIDKEKGIVRVELLDSAFPMPLDLKISEVKLVKKGQ; via the coding sequence ATGGCACAGGAGAGGTGTCCTGTGTATACAGTGAGCGTGGTGTCGCGGCAGGAGTACAACGTCGTGATTGTGTTGAAGATGCGCGCCGAGTCGGCTAAGATTCCCATCTACTCAATTGTGGTGCCTCCGGAGTCCTTCGGGGTCTTGTTCATGGAGGGAGAGTCCCTCCCAGCCGTCAACCGCGCGGTGTACGGCGTGAAGCACGTCAAGGGCGTGATGAGGGGGGTCACCAACGTGGATGAGGTTATGAAGATCTTGAAGCCTGCCAAGCCGGCTGTGGAGATAGATGTCAACGACGAGGTGGAGATAACGGCCGACGTGTTGAAGGGGAGCAGGGGTAGGGTTACCTTTATAGATAAGGAGAAGGGCATTGTCCGCGTGGAGCTTCTAGACAGCGCGTTTCCAATGCCCCTCGACTTGAAGATTAGCGAGGTTAAGCTGGTGAAGAAGGGCCAGTAG
- a CDS encoding inositol monophosphatase family protein, with the protein MLGVLEAVAVRASHFLMEYFRAGRGVDVVSRKEDDVTREVDIAAETLIYKMLREAFKEGGVLYAEEGGIYRWGDERYIFVLDPLDGSLNYAVGVPFFAVSIAAGKHREGTLADLEYAVVAIPPTGDVYTAAPGVGARKNGKPLRRTPRSNIVFVAVSNSFPPKTCEVVRRLGLRGRSLGSSAAELAYTVEGIARGFLDLRGKLRLLDVAGALTIGKYVDGFRYVVMGDTKPHSKVSLVAGDVDFVNAATTD; encoded by the coding sequence GTGCTCGGCGTCTTGGAGGCCGTGGCGGTCCGCGCCTCGCATTTTTTAATGGAGTACTTCAGAGCCGGCAGAGGCGTAGACGTCGTGTCGCGTAAAGAGGACGACGTCACCAGGGAGGTGGACATCGCCGCGGAGACGCTCATATACAAAATGCTCAGAGAGGCCTTTAAAGAAGGCGGCGTCCTATACGCAGAGGAAGGCGGCATCTACAGGTGGGGAGACGAGCGCTACATCTTCGTCCTAGACCCACTCGACGGGTCGCTGAACTACGCCGTGGGCGTGCCCTTCTTCGCCGTATCTATCGCGGCAGGGAAACATAGAGAGGGCACCCTGGCCGATTTAGAATACGCCGTCGTGGCGATACCCCCCACGGGAGACGTCTACACGGCGGCCCCCGGCGTCGGCGCCCGCAAAAACGGAAAGCCGTTGAGGAGGACCCCGAGGAGCAATATAGTATTCGTAGCGGTGAGCAACAGCTTCCCCCCAAAGACCTGCGAAGTCGTGAGGCGGCTGGGGCTCAGGGGGAGGAGCCTCGGCAGCTCCGCCGCCGAGCTGGCGTACACGGTGGAAGGCATAGCCCGCGGCTTCCTAGACCTCCGGGGCAAGCTCAGACTGCTCGACGTGGCGGGGGCATTGACGATAGGCAAATACGTAGACGGCTTCCGGTACGTGGTGATGGGCGACACCAAGCCGCACTCCAAGGTGTCTCTAGTGGCGGGCGACGTAGATTTCGTAAATGCCGCAACCACAGATTGA
- the rpl18a gene encoding 50S ribosomal protein L18Ae translates to MPKIYRVVGEATTGMKFRLEVVGEKPYDAVEKAYSLIGSRHKLSRTQIRIREVSVISPEEARSEDVKILMNIDKVIRY, encoded by the coding sequence ATGCCCAAGATTTACAGAGTCGTTGGGGAGGCCACCACCGGTATGAAATTCAGACTTGAGGTTGTCGGCGAGAAGCCGTACGACGCCGTGGAGAAGGCCTACTCCCTGATAGGCAGCAGGCACAAATTGTCAAGGACGCAGATTAGGATCAGGGAGGTGTCTGTCATCTCCCCAGAGGAGGCGCGGTCTGAGGACGTCAAGATCTTGATGAATATTGACAAGGTGATTAGGTACTAA
- a CDS encoding translation initiation factor IF-6 produces MTFDVAPLRIFGTSSVGVFITTNNSVTIIPPDAPEKIDDVVRNTLGTSVARFTVARSPLLGIFTVLNDNGVLLPPLVLEEEVKLFKSLGLNVEIVNTKYTAISNLVLAGNRVALVSPLLEPDARRAVADVLGVEVVVDTIAGNPLVGALAVLNSRGVLVAPEATDDDLKKLSEYFKARVDVGTVNKGRSFLRGGVVVNDRGALVGDETAGPELMRLQQVLG; encoded by the coding sequence ATGACCTTCGACGTAGCTCCCCTTAGAATTTTTGGAACCTCCTCCGTGGGGGTGTTCATAACTACAAACAACTCTGTCACCATAATCCCGCCGGACGCCCCGGAGAAGATAGACGACGTGGTCCGCAACACCCTCGGCACCTCCGTGGCTAGGTTTACCGTGGCTAGGTCTCCCCTTCTTGGGATCTTCACGGTGCTGAACGACAACGGGGTGCTCCTGCCCCCTCTGGTGCTGGAGGAGGAGGTTAAGCTCTTCAAGTCCCTGGGCCTGAATGTGGAGATCGTAAACACTAAGTACACGGCCATCTCCAACCTGGTGCTCGCGGGGAATAGGGTGGCGCTTGTGTCGCCTCTTCTAGAGCCCGACGCGCGGAGGGCGGTGGCCGACGTGCTGGGCGTGGAGGTGGTGGTGGACACAATTGCTGGGAACCCCTTGGTGGGGGCGCTGGCTGTTTTGAACTCCCGCGGCGTGTTGGTGGCTCCCGAGGCCACAGACGACGACTTGAAGAAGCTTTCTGAGTACTTCAAGGCGAGGGTAGACGTGGGCACTGTGAACAAGGGGAGGAGCTTCCTCCGCGGCGGCGTAGTGGTGAACGACAGGGGGGCCTTGGTGGGGGACGAGACCGCCGGCCCCGAGTTGATGAGGCTACAGCAGGTGCTGGGCTAA
- a CDS encoding DNA lyase: MNCLQLTLYPSLTLTLLDENYVKKFGVKKGTRAWEDLYISGRWYSPWRYINEADGPLRDVVHRLAEKYGDCVGISISPGDEDLIFAAAFLTQNTNYHTNVLRWTRQLFTATEDVGEMAEIAPTVARSYQLQRLPAAIRDYLASGRPRDRRELLRIRGVGPKVADLYLLFTGDTTSAPVDKHYMRIAPRLGLAGAPPSPTHCRRYTCGECPIAHKCLRGLSQTKLGRLAGWVQTLAYLADKGALPAV, encoded by the coding sequence ATGAACTGCCTCCAGCTCACCCTCTACCCAAGCCTAACCCTAACCCTCCTAGACGAGAACTATGTGAAGAAGTTCGGCGTGAAGAAGGGGACGCGGGCGTGGGAGGACCTGTATATATCTGGCCGGTGGTACAGCCCGTGGAGGTATATAAACGAGGCCGACGGCCCTCTCCGCGACGTGGTCCACAGGCTCGCCGAGAAATACGGCGACTGCGTCGGCATATCCATATCGCCAGGCGACGAAGATTTGATATTCGCCGCCGCCTTCCTCACCCAGAACACGAACTACCACACCAACGTCCTCAGGTGGACAAGACAGCTCTTCACAGCCACGGAGGACGTCGGAGAGATGGCCGAGATAGCCCCCACCGTGGCGAGGAGCTACCAGCTCCAGAGGCTACCCGCCGCCATACGGGACTACCTCGCCTCGGGGAGGCCCAGGGATAGGAGAGAGTTGCTGAGGATAAGGGGGGTGGGGCCGAAGGTGGCCGACCTGTACCTACTCTTCACAGGCGACACCACCTCAGCCCCCGTGGACAAGCACTACATGAGAATCGCGCCGAGGCTCGGCCTAGCCGGCGCCCCGCCCAGCCCCACGCACTGCAGGCGATACACATGCGGGGAGTGCCCCATCGCCCACAAATGCCTCAGAGGCCTCTCCCAGACAAAGCTGGGAAGGCTCGCCGGCTGGGTCCAAACACTGGCATATCTGGCGGACAAGGGGGCGCTGCCGGCGGTTTAA
- a CDS encoding tryptophan--tRNA ligase, protein MEEEFVVTPWEVRGRVDYDKLLKHFGAKPLTSGEVALLEKYAGEVHPLIRRGFFYAHRDFDFILKWHGEGRPWALYTGRGPSGPVHIGHMVPWILLKWFSDKFNLEVYFQMTDDEKFYDDPEMKLEEATNWAYENALDVIALGFTPDKLHLIIDTKDIEPLYPIAVRVAKKLTWSTVKATFGFTDSTNIGLIFYPSLQIAVAFLPTELRREATPVLIPCAIDQDPYFRLARDIADTLGYPKPTTLYSKFIMALTGESKMSASNPDSAIYTLDDEKAVKRKIMNAYTGGRPTAEEQRKYGGNPDICPVFHYHMLFDPDDSSVEKIRQDCRSGALLCGECKLKLHEKIAKFLKEHRDRREKARGKVDQYRLSQKIR, encoded by the coding sequence GTGGAGGAGGAGTTTGTAGTAACGCCCTGGGAGGTCAGGGGCAGGGTTGACTACGACAAGCTCCTTAAACACTTCGGCGCCAAGCCCCTCACAAGCGGCGAGGTGGCTCTGCTGGAGAAGTACGCCGGGGAGGTGCACCCCCTAATCAGGCGGGGCTTCTTCTACGCCCACAGAGACTTCGACTTCATACTAAAGTGGCACGGCGAGGGGAGGCCGTGGGCTCTCTACACCGGGCGGGGCCCCAGCGGCCCGGTGCACATCGGCCACATGGTGCCGTGGATACTGCTAAAGTGGTTCTCAGACAAGTTCAACCTAGAGGTCTACTTCCAGATGACAGACGACGAGAAGTTCTACGACGACCCCGAGATGAAGCTAGAGGAGGCCACCAACTGGGCATACGAAAACGCCCTCGACGTAATAGCGCTGGGCTTCACCCCCGACAAGCTCCACCTAATAATAGACACAAAAGACATAGAGCCGCTGTACCCAATAGCGGTGCGCGTCGCGAAGAAGCTGACGTGGAGCACGGTGAAGGCCACCTTCGGCTTCACAGACTCCACCAACATAGGCCTCATATTCTACCCCTCTCTACAAATCGCCGTGGCCTTCCTCCCCACGGAGCTCAGAAGAGAGGCAACCCCCGTCCTCATACCCTGCGCAATCGACCAAGACCCCTACTTCAGACTCGCCCGCGACATCGCCGACACCCTCGGCTACCCCAAGCCCACCACCCTCTACTCCAAATTCATCATGGCCCTCACCGGGGAGAGCAAGATGTCAGCCTCCAACCCCGACTCGGCGATATACACCCTAGACGACGAGAAGGCCGTGAAGCGCAAAATCATGAACGCCTACACAGGCGGCCGCCCAACCGCCGAGGAGCAGCGGAAATACGGCGGAAACCCCGACATATGCCCAGTCTTCCACTACCACATGCTATTCGACCCAGACGACTCCTCCGTGGAGAAGATTAGACAAGACTGCAGAAGCGGCGCCCTCCTATGTGGCGAGTGCAAGCTGAAGCTCCACGAGAAGATAGCCAAATTCCTAAAAGAACACAGAGACAGGAGAGAGAAGGCCAGAGGGAAGGTAGACCAATACAGACTAAGCCAGAAAATCAGATAA
- a CDS encoding radical SAM protein, whose product MIDPEKLHQLVLRFAVREEGGVVYRRYRRFRGDRWYGGIATADVVGCNLRCGMCWAWRNTSYVLAAGDWMAPWDVARRLDKIARDRGYRQVRISGGEPLIAPRHLLAVVDHLPHYIFVVETNGILIDRPVARELAARPNAVVRVSIKGATPREFAKITASPEAYFYKQLEALRHLVESGMLPCRDVYPAAMLGFSTDESAKELERALADIDPRLPSCLDVEYVILYPHVVKLMAARGLTPTRAVTPSGVPAFMI is encoded by the coding sequence GTGATCGACCCGGAGAAGCTACACCAGCTAGTCCTGAGGTTCGCGGTGAGGGAGGAGGGGGGCGTGGTGTATAGGCGCTATAGGCGCTTCCGCGGAGATAGGTGGTACGGAGGCATCGCCACGGCAGACGTGGTGGGGTGCAACTTGAGGTGCGGGATGTGCTGGGCCTGGCGCAACACCTCATACGTCCTCGCGGCGGGGGATTGGATGGCCCCCTGGGACGTGGCCAGGCGGCTGGATAAAATCGCCAGAGACAGAGGCTACCGGCAGGTTAGGATATCCGGCGGGGAGCCCCTAATAGCGCCCAGACACCTCCTAGCCGTGGTCGACCACCTACCCCACTACATCTTTGTCGTGGAGACAAACGGCATCTTGATAGACAGGCCAGTCGCCAGGGAGCTAGCCGCGAGGCCCAACGCCGTGGTGCGGGTCTCCATAAAGGGGGCCACGCCGCGGGAATTTGCAAAAATTACAGCCTCGCCAGAGGCCTACTTCTACAAACAGCTTGAGGCCCTCCGCCACCTCGTGGAGAGCGGGATGTTGCCGTGTCGCGACGTGTACCCAGCCGCCATGCTGGGCTTCTCCACAGACGAATCTGCAAAAGAGCTGGAGAGAGCCCTGGCGGACATAGACCCCAGACTGCCTAGTTGCCTAGACGTGGAGTACGTCATCTTGTACCCCCACGTGGTGAAGCTAATGGCCGCCCGGGGGCTCACCCCCACCAGAGCCGTGACGCCCAGCGGAGTCCCCGCCTTCATGATATGA
- a CDS encoding PaRep2b protein, whose amino-acid sequence MAEEVVQELRRVYEKAVKEVGGTLDRYTQPGEHWAGVAREMAFENASLTRFFLSWLSAYLWAAEGDKRAVADFLTAAVMGDGSIQTAVRREESGVELAGDVRLTVGRFSAKKKKKRGEVEKVTHIHKAALALGVLKAAGHAPERVYAKVGGERVWFELAWGVDKAREFLSSASLWLYAVELAGGADEIRIKYLRALEVVGVEARLEGFTAEGKRPRARLVVRLGGDTAEYSIRLREGNAVVLEFNTTRREEAERRAALLRAVGVKAEVDKYYDKSRGRDVWHIDVSTNALAAESVHEAVRKAVAEFLKKCREAGVLGEEAYRRLAAKFERGMPEWGEVRFSVRLTGSGAVEVVYRPQSPQSFSKAVELLRGLGMRDSCEGVWCVVHFTAREPREGEEGFVRITAHGLRYIGWLALHGEGGAREKAQRLKEMLLKEAERRGEEVRRRLEEYFREGEQWGTVKPPIEKEVEVEGRRVRVRVEEVEAGVKQGKTREHLVVKIRAKVFEGDSEVTLEKEARFYKKSGGEIMGYVVIHASAEGGREADYARTTAVLKTLGVDKWIREKGRIQLTSGAVDALMRLEPVCAALGQCRKT is encoded by the coding sequence GTGGCTGAGGAGGTGGTGCAAGAACTGAGGAGAGTTTACGAGAAGGCTGTGAAAGAAGTCGGCGGGACACTCGACCGCTACACACAGCCGGGGGAGCACTGGGCCGGGGTGGCGCGGGAGATGGCTTTTGAAAACGCTTCTCTGACGCGGTTCTTCCTCTCGTGGCTGTCGGCGTATCTATGGGCGGCGGAGGGCGACAAGAGGGCCGTGGCCGACTTCCTCACCGCCGCGGTGATGGGAGACGGGAGTATACAGACGGCTGTTAGGAGGGAGGAAAGCGGCGTGGAGCTGGCTGGCGATGTGCGGCTGACGGTGGGCAGATTCTCGGCAAAGAAGAAGAAAAAGAGGGGGGAAGTTGAGAAAGTAACCCACATACACAAGGCGGCGCTGGCCCTCGGCGTCTTGAAGGCGGCCGGCCACGCGCCGGAGAGGGTCTACGCCAAGGTCGGGGGCGAAAGGGTATGGTTCGAGCTGGCGTGGGGCGTGGATAAGGCTAGGGAGTTTCTGTCCAGCGCCTCTCTCTGGCTGTACGCCGTGGAGCTAGCCGGCGGCGCAGACGAGATAAGGATTAAGTACTTGAGGGCCCTGGAGGTCGTGGGTGTGGAGGCCCGCCTAGAGGGCTTCACCGCAGAGGGCAAGAGGCCGAGGGCCAGGCTTGTGGTGAGGCTCGGCGGAGATACAGCTGAGTACTCAATACGCCTGCGTGAAGGCAACGCTGTAGTGCTTGAATTCAACACAACTCGCCGTGAGGAGGCCGAGCGGAGGGCCGCCTTGCTAAGGGCAGTAGGCGTGAAGGCAGAGGTGGATAAATACTACGACAAGTCCCGCGGCCGCGACGTGTGGCATATAGACGTCTCGACAAACGCCCTCGCCGCCGAGTCGGTACACGAGGCGGTTAGAAAAGCCGTGGCGGAGTTCCTCAAAAAGTGCAGAGAGGCTGGCGTCCTCGGAGAGGAGGCGTACAGACGCCTAGCCGCGAAGTTCGAAAGGGGCATGCCGGAGTGGGGCGAGGTTAGGTTCTCCGTAAGGCTGACAGGTAGCGGCGCTGTGGAAGTGGTGTATCGACCCCAAAGCCCCCAGTCCTTCAGCAAGGCTGTGGAGCTTCTGCGGGGGCTTGGCATGAGGGACAGCTGTGAAGGAGTGTGGTGTGTAGTACACTTCACCGCCAGAGAGCCGAGGGAGGGCGAGGAGGGCTTCGTCCGCATAACAGCACACGGCCTTAGGTATATCGGCTGGCTCGCCCTACACGGTGAGGGAGGGGCGAGGGAGAAGGCCCAGCGGCTGAAAGAAATGCTCCTAAAAGAGGCAGAGAGGAGGGGAGAGGAGGTGCGCCGGCGGCTGGAGGAGTACTTCAGAGAGGGGGAGCAGTGGGGCACAGTGAAGCCGCCCATTGAGAAAGAGGTAGAGGTGGAGGGCAGGAGGGTGAGAGTAAGGGTCGAGGAGGTGGAAGCCGGCGTAAAGCAAGGCAAGACGAGGGAACACCTAGTCGTCAAGATAAGGGCAAAGGTATTTGAGGGAGACAGCGAAGTAACATTGGAGAAGGAGGCGAGGTTCTACAAAAAGAGCGGCGGCGAGATAATGGGCTACGTAGTTATACACGCCAGCGCAGAAGGAGGACGCGAAGCCGACTACGCGAGGACGACGGCTGTGCTCAAGACCCTCGGCGTGGACAAGTGGATCAGAGAAAAAGGACGGATACAACTCACCAGCGGCGCGGTAGACGCCCTCATGCGCCTAGAGCCAGTGTGCGCCGCCCTAGGCCAATGCAGAAAAACTTAA
- a CDS encoding 50S ribosomal protein L31e, producing the protein MSEEKKVEVSREYVINLRRAYEVSRSKRAKYAVGLIRRFVARHLKVEPRAVKIGQLLNAALWSRSIEKPPRRVRVAVEKYSDGTVKVELKE; encoded by the coding sequence GTGTCTGAGGAGAAGAAGGTAGAGGTCTCGCGGGAGTATGTAATCAACCTGAGGAGGGCTTATGAGGTGTCTAGGAGCAAGAGGGCTAAGTACGCCGTGGGTTTAATAAGGAGGTTCGTGGCTAGGCACTTGAAGGTGGAGCCGCGGGCGGTGAAGATCGGCCAGTTGCTCAACGCCGCGCTTTGGTCGCGTAGTATTGAGAAGCCGCCGAGGAGAGTCCGCGTCGCGGTGGAGAAGTACAGCGACGGGACTGTGAAGGTTGAGCTTAAGGAATGA
- a CDS encoding phosphoribosyltransferase, with translation MPKIPVKVVTFDEIVEWSRQLAAKIRESGWQPDVIVAIARGGFVPARLLCDWLGVSDLVSIQVVHWPSAAQVAEKAYVKYPVSVDLRGKRVLIVDDIVDTGDSVELAKRSVEECCNPAEVRTAALQVITSVAKIIPDYYAVEVREWVWFAYQWNAVEDAAGFIMKIVKETGRAEWCLDELIQAHMEWYGWEYVEKRFGYILYALDMLSRRGLVKVGRCRSA, from the coding sequence GTGCCTAAGATACCTGTGAAGGTGGTGACCTTCGACGAGATTGTAGAGTGGAGCAGGCAGCTGGCGGCTAAGATAAGGGAGAGCGGGTGGCAACCCGACGTAATTGTGGCCATCGCCAGGGGGGGCTTCGTCCCGGCGAGGCTTCTCTGCGACTGGCTGGGGGTTAGCGACTTGGTGAGCATCCAGGTGGTGCACTGGCCCTCCGCGGCGCAGGTGGCGGAGAAGGCGTATGTGAAGTACCCGGTCTCGGTGGATCTGCGGGGGAAGAGAGTGCTTATAGTAGACGACATAGTTGACACGGGGGACAGCGTAGAGCTCGCGAAGAGGAGCGTAGAGGAGTGTTGTAACCCTGCCGAGGTGAGGACAGCGGCTCTGCAGGTTATTACAAGCGTAGCCAAGATAATCCCCGACTACTACGCCGTCGAGGTCAGGGAGTGGGTGTGGTTCGCCTATCAGTGGAACGCGGTGGAGGACGCCGCCGGCTTCATTATGAAGATTGTGAAGGAGACTGGGAGGGCTGAGTGGTGCCTCGACGAGTTGATACAGGCGCATATGGAGTGGTACGGTTGGGAGTATGTAGAGAAGAGGTTTGGCTATATACTGTACGCCCTGGATATGTTGAGCAGGAGGGGCCTGGTCAAGGTGGGCCGGTGCCGCTCCGCCTGA
- a CDS encoding SWIM zinc finger family protein yields the protein MPQPQIEEKVRSFLLTLSRTLGVRIERVLDLYLYATPDKVRIVELVERGGEIAGIRLAVRSEKKPDVWYYTAVGYYGAKCTCEGNTIGGKICKHIIIGVITWNMTSLLKQGKEIDLTKLTWLHTGEKEI from the coding sequence ATGCCGCAACCACAGATTGAGGAGAAGGTCAGGTCCTTCCTCCTAACCCTCTCGAGGACACTGGGCGTGAGGATTGAGAGAGTGCTCGACCTCTACCTCTACGCCACCCCCGACAAGGTCCGCATCGTGGAGCTAGTCGAGCGCGGCGGGGAGATCGCGGGGATAAGACTCGCCGTGCGCTCCGAGAAGAAGCCAGACGTGTGGTACTACACCGCCGTGGGGTACTACGGCGCGAAGTGCACCTGCGAAGGCAACACAATAGGAGGCAAGATATGCAAACACATAATCATAGGCGTCATAACCTGGAACATGACGTCCCTCCTAAAACAAGGCAAGGAAATCGACCTCACCAAGCTAACCTGGCTACACACCGGCGAGAAAGAGATATAG
- the pfdA gene encoding prefoldin subunit alpha yields the protein MSRQDVQRLLEEYQVVGELLASLQAQHSTVLELLEELTTALDGVRLLKSGDGERLVHIGAGLFARGVFEVREVLTPLGARYHAFLDLDNAERILNERIEEYSRLKTSLEENIERLAARAAQLRQVLESLGIR from the coding sequence ATGTCTCGGCAGGATGTCCAGAGGCTTCTGGAGGAGTACCAGGTGGTTGGGGAGCTCCTCGCCAGCCTCCAGGCGCAACACTCGACTGTGCTGGAGCTTCTTGAGGAGCTCACTACGGCTCTAGACGGGGTGAGGCTTTTGAAGAGTGGGGACGGGGAGAGGCTTGTGCACATCGGCGCCGGGCTGTTCGCCAGGGGTGTCTTCGAGGTGAGGGAGGTGTTGACTCCCCTCGGCGCGAGGTACCACGCCTTTCTCGATTTGGACAACGCCGAGAGGATTCTCAACGAGAGGATTGAGGAGTATTCTAGGTTGAAGACGTCTCTTGAAGAGAATATCGAGAGGCTCGCGGCGAGGGCGGCCCAGCTTAGGCAGGTGCTGGAGAGCCTCGGGATTAGGTAA
- the ftsY gene encoding signal recognition particle-docking protein FtsY produces the protein MFDRLKKTFAKFVESVVSTVKEDALDAKEVERLVDDLYIDLVESDVAVEVADAVSEELKKRLVGVRVPRFGDRDKVVKKAVFDALLGVLSDVPDVDFYQDARRVMEGARPVVVMFLGPNGYGKTTTLAKLAFKLQEMGYKVVAAAADTFRAGAREQLEEHGRRVGFRVVGGPYGADPAAVAFDAVQHARSRGIHFVLIDTAGRMHTDANLMQELSKIQRVAEPHYSVFVFDAQLGNEALEIARYYSKYVKIDGMIATKVDAYPKGGSILTFLYTLKRPVYFLGVGQTYRDLVPFSKQDYIGQLVA, from the coding sequence ATGTTTGACAGGCTTAAGAAGACTTTTGCTAAATTTGTCGAATCTGTAGTAAGTACAGTTAAAGAGGACGCCCTCGACGCGAAGGAGGTGGAGAGGCTTGTCGACGACTTGTACATCGACCTGGTGGAGAGCGACGTGGCGGTGGAGGTGGCTGACGCGGTGTCGGAGGAGCTTAAGAAGAGGCTTGTGGGGGTGAGGGTGCCGAGATTCGGCGACAGGGACAAGGTGGTGAAGAAGGCGGTCTTCGACGCCCTCCTCGGCGTGTTGAGCGACGTCCCAGACGTGGACTTCTACCAAGACGCCAGGAGGGTGATGGAGGGCGCGAGGCCTGTGGTGGTGATGTTCCTCGGCCCAAACGGCTATGGGAAGACCACCACCTTGGCGAAGCTCGCCTTCAAACTGCAAGAAATGGGCTACAAAGTCGTGGCGGCTGCTGCGGATACCTTCAGGGCCGGGGCGAGGGAGCAGTTGGAGGAACACGGCAGGCGCGTGGGGTTTAGGGTCGTCGGGGGGCCCTACGGCGCGGATCCCGCCGCCGTCGCCTTCGATGCGGTCCAGCACGCCAGGTCTAGGGGGATTCACTTCGTGCTTATAGACACGGCGGGGCGTATGCACACCGACGCCAACCTCATGCAGGAATTGAGCAAAATCCAGCGGGTCGCCGAGCCGCACTACTCTGTCTTTGTCTTCGACGCGCAGTTGGGAAACGAGGCCCTTGAAATTGCCAGGTACTACTCTAAATATGTAAAGATAGATGGCATGATAGCCACGAAGGTGGACGCCTACCCCAAGGGGGGCTCCATACTGACGTTTCTCTACACTTTGAAGAGGCCTGTCTACTTCCTGGGGGTCGGCCAGACCTACAGGGATTTGGTCCCCTTCTCTAAGCAGGATTACATTGGGCAGTTGGTGGCCTAA
- a CDS encoding RAD55 family ATPase has protein sequence MSDLLPASRGFTVVYGPPGSGKTSVAAKLADKVANRVLWISTNEPPGVLKEVFMRVGARADKFYVFDFPRAFRGNIAKFVADHIHEYEALVVDSVNGIAPRGEKLEELVHGFLYQLAKDMPIIAVVEGVHRQVFYIADNLVRVGYKENAVGHTVRYIKLVKSRFAPPSERLLFDFVEGVGLVYVYTPRRPQVAKIPLQEDASLLGLGELYKSQIVGVYGRDKKALAKKLEEIAAARDVFYLSLFPATTLPAELDEDKMRIATTFKDIVEVLYNIYTGRLKPWVFAVSGLRDLERVLGNDVVDYITAVASAAKYVDYVLDLELETEGARLSENFLDVKIRV, from the coding sequence GTGTCTGATCTTTTGCCAGCGTCTAGGGGCTTTACCGTGGTCTACGGGCCGCCGGGCAGCGGCAAGACAAGCGTCGCGGCGAAGCTGGCCGACAAGGTCGCCAACAGAGTTCTGTGGATCAGCACCAACGAGCCGCCGGGCGTGTTGAAGGAGGTCTTTATGAGGGTGGGGGCGAGGGCAGATAAGTTCTACGTGTTCGACTTCCCCCGCGCCTTTAGAGGCAACATAGCCAAGTTCGTGGCCGACCACATACACGAATACGAGGCGCTGGTGGTGGACTCAGTAAACGGAATAGCGCCGCGGGGGGAGAAGCTCGAAGAGCTCGTCCACGGCTTCCTCTACCAGCTAGCCAAGGACATGCCCATTATAGCCGTGGTGGAGGGGGTCCACCGGCAGGTGTTCTACATTGCCGACAATCTGGTGAGGGTTGGGTACAAGGAAAACGCCGTTGGCCACACGGTGCGGTATATAAAGCTGGTGAAGTCCCGCTTCGCCCCGCCCAGCGAGCGCCTCCTCTTCGACTTCGTAGAGGGGGTGGGCCTCGTCTACGTCTACACGCCCAGGAGGCCCCAGGTGGCGAAGATACCCCTGCAGGAGGACGCCTCTCTCCTCGGCTTGGGGGAGCTCTACAAGTCGCAGATCGTGGGGGTGTACGGCAGGGACAAGAAGGCCCTCGCCAAGAAGCTGGAGGAGATCGCCGCCGCGCGCGACGTGTTTTACCTCTCCCTCTTCCCCGCCACCACCCTCCCCGCCGAGCTAGACGAGGACAAGATGAGGATCGCCACCACCTTCAAGGATATTGTGGAGGTGCTGTACAACATATACACGGGCCGCCTCAAGCCCTGGGTCTTCGCCGTGTCCGGCCTCCGCGACTTGGAGAGGGTGCTGGGCAACGACGTCGTTGACTACATAACGGCCGTGGCGAGCGCCGCCAAGTACGTGGACTACGTCCTAGACCTGGAGCTGGAGACGGAGGGGGCTAGGCTTTCTGAGAACTTCCTCGACGTGAAGATAAGAGTTTAA